The genomic stretch gtaggattctggctgtgaagtcagaaccgtggGTCAATTAtcgttcattggtaatttaagatcgattattgatGTTTGACTCAAGTAGAAGTAATTTAGCAGATTACATGCATactaatattgtcataaaacgaattaaaggtgagaatttacagcggtttacatgattatatGACGAACTCGTGTTGGATTTAGTGAAGGAACAAACTTTGAACTTGAAAACGAATTTGATTCAGATGAATTGAAATCATGTAAAGAAAATtgtatacaaaagatgaattccgGAGACtggatatgaacgaatcgagcctctaaaacccggatttaaataaacgacgaaaacccgcaaatatcgaattataagggatttaagtcgatttAAACGTTATAATTTGAAAGAATTAACTAAAACATGATTTATGTACTGATACgaacaaagaaaagaaagaaataagaaaaataagaaagattgcagaaggtcgaggaagaagaagaagagcaggagcagcggcagcctcaggaagaggcgcaacatgtactgcgactcttcgaagaggcgcagctgctgctgtgtttcttctcgacgtcagatctttgctgttttgtaaatatggttttaaaagacggtttttaaagatggttttgaacgtgcttatgatataaaccttacattaataatacaaaataaaagtacaataaataaaataggattttacaccctcagacttacatgttagcgtcgcgagatttaactaaatcgatttttagtggtaactcgactcgatctatgcaaatatgaaagtgcccttgaaaagggaattaaaacaaaatgattaattgattgtgtagtggtcaaattggtcggtcatgcaaacgtgaatggtactcagaatgatctgagcttacgtggtcgattgatcaagcacgtaggcgtcaaaagcttagagcaaggtctagaatgcaaagggagaagagaagggcggacactcgcgtgaaaaatatgtgaggcgaaggcctctatttatactaaacacacggaggaattataataagaataggatacggaaggaaagatccggaaacaaccgacttaggttaaaacacggaaacttggaccaaaagaaagccttgagaaaaggggcagcaggtgctgcgtcccttagaagaggcgcagcacttactgcgtcctttcttggGTAGGGTTCTTCTGcgcgagaaaacgcgtttgacagtctgtcgtattttaggcttaactttctctacaagactcggattaaggtgatttcggtggcgttggaaagttaaaagaaagatctaaaactttctgtgaaataggccagacccaaaaaagtcgttatcacctcgtaaaaggGGCCTAAAGATccggttgtcattttagctaaatgaaatgcacattttgtaatgtaaactttaaatttagcccaaagaagtgatatgagactcaaaatgagatatgaTCCTAACATTAGATatacaagcacattgcttttgactcgggatttgacagttttaggaaatgaagacggtttttgacccggactccaaatgtactctaattactgccaaaacgaccgtaatgacacctagatgacaatcAAGGGGTAGACAagagtgtatgagttaccttttattaaccgatttacaaaacgtcataaaatcgcgacatatgctaaacatgcggcccaatcatcactgggtgtttggcgggaggtgcagaaacgaggtgtttacatctaatagtattcttgttgctgaaactctcgctttaaaagaaggcatgttagcagctaaatacttagaaaTCTCGAAGTTAATTGTagaaggtgataatttatgtgttatcaactcaattcgtagtacttggcaaattccttgggaaatttctagtattattaagggttttttttgtcaaaaactactttatatttaggggtatttgaaAAACACTACCTTATataatttttcttgttttagagtacctttgttttctcattttttggtcaaaaactacctatGTCGAAAATATGGCGAGATTTGGTCGATTTGGCGACATTAACCTATCTCACATGTTTTTGTTAACATCACACAATAATGATCAATTGTGTCAAAACCACAATATCACTTCAGATAAGAAAAATTTATGGatttcacatttcaataataactacaaaCATCTATTAAAATTAAGCGCAAGTACATCATGACTTCCCAACATCGGGCCTAAATAAGATTAAAATATAAAAGAGTCATTTGAAATAAGTTAAGGTCGAAAAACAGACAAAATATGTTTAGACTCTTAGCGTAGGTAGTTcttgaccaaaaataaagaaaacaaaggtagttgaaaacaaagaaaataatataaggtagtatttttacaaacacccctaaatataaggtagtttttgacaaaaaaccctattATTAAGATGTAAAATTTGATCTTCAGTTCTTTGATGAAGTGATAGCTTTCGTGAAGCCAGCAAAGTTGCCGActttatggcttctattggatattcatgtccaactctttcaaGGTGGTTTGAAAGCCGATGACTTTAACTTACATctatcattcgaaaggatgagataggttgatcTACAATTACCTAATCAAtctataaaaaaaaaagttattagTTGGGTTTAACCTCTATCTATATTTATCCGAAGCATTGACCTTTCCCAACTCAGAAAACCATCATCACAAAAACACCCactagagatagagagagaaagctTTGGTTAAATCAATCAACAATGGCGTCCCAATTCCTAGCAACAACAAAATACTCAGACAGCCTAACAATTCTCTTAATCTCAATTGTCACGGCCATTGTCTGCGAATTTATCTCCTACCTTCTAATCTACCGCACTAACTCCTACAAATCCCTCAAATCCGCCATTGACAAATCCTCCAAAAAGCTGGAAACCCTCAAAACCCCTCTTCCCCCATCACAACTATCATCCTCCAAATCCTCCAAAACCAAGAAGTTGGATCGCGTTGAAACCAGCCTTAAAGACGCTTCTCGTGATCTGTCCATGTTCAAGCTCAAATCCGGTGCCGTTGTCGCACTTGCTTTGTTCCTCGTTTTCGGGTTTCTGAATTCTCTTTTTGATGGAAAGGCGGTCGCTAGAATACCCTTTGTTCCAATCAAACTTGTTCAGAAGATGAGCCACAGGAATTTGCCTGGTGATGATATGACAGATTGTTCGATGGCGTTTTTGTACTTGCTTTGTTCGATTAGTATTAGGACTAATTTGcagaaatttctagggtttgctcCTCCTCGTGGTGCTGCTGCTTCTCCCTTCTTTCCTATGCCTGATCAGAAGATCAGTTAATTGATTATACTACCCCTCTCCCTACTGCTCAGTTGCTTTCCTTTTTTTACTCTTTGCAACGGTATTTTAATTAAAAGGTAAACGGTGATAAATTATGTCTTAGGTTAAGTAGCTTATGAATTTTGTTGGGATTTCGCCGTGTAATTTACGTATGGATCTGAATATGCTTTCTAGTTTAAGTTGAAGTTTTTATTTTTTACTCAAGCTTATGTTTTGATTTGGTTTATTTATGAAGTGGCTAGATTTTGTTGACATTTTTGGATTTTGATCAAATTTTTATGGTGAATTTAGCATTGTGGAGTAATGATTTTGTGGTTCATTATTGCAATGTTTGATGGTTTGTGGTTCATTCTGTCATAAAGCTGCGTATTGCTAGATCCCTTTAAAGGCGCCGAGGTAATGCTGTTGTTGTATAGTTTTCGATCTGGGTCGGGCTTAAACTTTGATTTGATGATTGATGATTGATGATGAATTAGGTATTGCATTATTGATTGGTTTAGTTGTTTGATGATTAATGGTGCATTAGGTATTGCATTGATCAATTTTAGTCCTTTGTTGGCCAATCTGGGCATCCCCATACGATGACTGGTTCCGGTCTGGGTTTGATATGTTTCCGTCCTTCGGTTTTAATCGGCCAATACAGTTTCGGAAACAACTATTTTGTGTTTGAGGTATTGTTGTAATTCCATTGTTGTTGAGAAGACTTTATTCGAGTGTAGGATGCTAAAGTATAGTGTATTCTATGTAAACTGATGAAATTATTCTAAAGTCGTGCGGAGTTGTAGTCTGTATTACTAGTTTCTAGTTAATGGTTAAATCTGGCTGAGCGTATGACAGAATTCGAAGTCTTCACTTTACTCTCTCGGTTTCAGTAAGTTAACCCCTATATGTTCTGTATATTGGAGACTATGGAGATATATGTCAATCTTCTTCTGAACTCGGAGTTATTGCTCGCTGTGTTTACTGTTTAGGTTACGGCCTTGTAGTTAGTCCTATAGTCTAACACTGTAACACAGTTTCCACTACCAACAAgtattgcttttttttttcttttttcaaatgAGCGAACTATGTTGCTGGTAAGAATCGAACCCCCAACTTCATGGCCGGGTAAGAGAGCTCCACTTGACGATCTTGTAACGTCTCTAAACCCCTTTCTTCCTTAACATTGCTTAAAATTGGTTGAGTCCTCATTAGATTCCTCTACAGATATTAGGTGCTTGCCGTAGTGGTGAATTTAGTTTAGAAAAAGGTTTTGACATACAAAAATACACTAGTCGGCCAAATGGTTGAGTAGGTATAATCAAAACTTACACAACACCACAATCATTAGCAACAATAAGTATCAATCCCAATACCATCATTATGCGTGCTACAATCACGCGTCATCCGGTGCATGCTACGGATCACATGTCACCTCTCTTATGCGTATTACGGATCACACATCATGTCTTCCGATGTGTGCTACGGATCACACGTCGTCTCGGGCGTGCATGCTACGGATCACACATCACGACTTCAATTCAATAGAGCGTACTTTAGTTCAGTTTAGCTTTCACTTCAACTTCATTcaaccaaaaaaagaaaaaaacagagcCCAAGTGTATCATGAGGTGATACCAACATTCAGACGACAATCAGCTCAACAGTTGGATtgttagagcatctccaatggttacctaaaaggacttgcttgcaaataaaaaagATTTCAAGCTACTTGTTTAACCATTGGAGCACTCCACATCAACTAGCTTAAATTAAGCTAGTAAAAAGCTACACTAAACAAGAGGCTTAAATGGTCCCACAAGAAAatataaccaatagaaaaatagttattctcatttattttttatttagtaattaagaattaaataaattaataaaaagtGTGTTAGTTAGGTCTCATCAATTTAATACTAAATAGGATTCACCATCGAGTAAGAATCAGAAATAAATTGTTGTTCTTCAAAAAAATGATACAAGCGAAAGGAAATTACATCAACTAAATTTTACCATCGTGGATTTCTTATTCTGCCACGCGATGAAGTATGGTTTCCCCTTCAAAATGGGACTGGCTTCAGCACCCACCTCAAAAATCATTTGCTGAAGCGAGAGACAATTTTTAAACAAGTACTCCACTAGTTCAGAGCAAGCGAATGCCGCCCATACTCCTTGAAATTTAACTTGTTTCAAATGGGAATGTGGACGGTCCACATATAGCCGTTGAGGGGGTTCATCCGGCAGCATATTGGGCTCCCTCTGTTGCCACCAAATAG from Silene latifolia isolate original U9 population chromosome 5, ASM4854445v1, whole genome shotgun sequence encodes the following:
- the LOC141657429 gene encoding uncharacterized protein LOC141657429, whose protein sequence is MASQFLATTKYSDSLTILLISIVTAIVCEFISYLLIYRTNSYKSLKSAIDKSSKKLETLKTPLPPSQLSSSKSSKTKKLDRVETSLKDASRDLSMFKLKSGAVVALALFLVFGFLNSLFDGKAVARIPFVPIKLVQKMSHRNLPGDDMTDCSMAFLYLLCSISIRTNLQKFLGFAPPRGAAASPFFPMPDQKIS